The Sporichthyaceae bacterium genomic sequence ACCGCCTCGGCCACCGAGGCGACGTCGGTCAGGTCAGCCGCGATCAGTTCCGCGCCGGGTGCGGACGCGGACTCCATCAGTTCGGGCAGCACCGGCACTACCACCCGCCAGCCCGCCTTGACGAATGCGTCGGTCACCGCCCCACCGAGCCCGCCGATGCCCCCGGTGATCAACGCCGTGTTCGCCATGACCCCTTTCTACCGGCCCGTCCACCGGCCCGTCACAACGAGGTGCGCAGTCCGTCCAGAGTCAGCGCGACCACGGCGTCGCCGATGTTGTCCGGGGTCAACCGACCACCCGGGATGTACCACTCGATCAGCGAGTTCACCGTGCCGAACAGCAGCCGGGCGGCGAGGTCGGGGTCGATGTCGGAGCGCAGGTCGCCGTCCGCGGCCGCCTGCCGTACCAGGTCGGCGACCCGGCGGTCGAACTCGCGGCGGCGGGCCAGCGCCGCGCGTTCCACGTCGGTGTTCCCGCGCACCCGCAGCAACAGCGTCACGTGCGGCTGTTCCTCGGCGAGCACCTGCACCGCGGCGCGCAGCAACTGCTCCAGTCGCGCGACGGCGGGCCCGGTGTCGGCCGCCTCGAGCACCCCGAACAGCCCGTCCAGCGCCCGATCCAACGAGCGGCGCAGCAACTCTTCCTTACCGCTGACGTGGTGGTAGAACGACGACTTCGTGATACCCGCGGCCTTGGCCAAATGCTCCATGCCGGTGGCGTCGTAGCCACGCTCGGTGAACACCTGCGCGGCGACCGCGAGCAGCGACTCCGCGTCGTAACGCGGCCGGGCGACCGCGGGCTCGCTCATTGGCGCACCATCTCGGTGAGGCGTCCGCCGAACAGTGAGCTATAGCTCACGGTCGGGCGGACGCCCGGTGGGTGGAGGCGGCTCATGACAGGCCGCGTTCGTCGAGGACCCGTTTGGCCTTACCCACCGAACGTTCCAGCGTGCCGGACTCGACGATCTCGATGTCGGCGCGCAGACCCAGCTCCTCGAGCAGCCCCGCGCTGAGCAACTGAGCCAACCGCTCGCGTTCCGCGGCGTCCACGCCGGCCCGGCACTCCGCGCGCACGGTGAGTTCATCCAGCCGGACCGGGCGACGCAGCACGCACACGAAGTGCGGGGCCAGGCCGACCTTGAGCACCACCTGCTCGATCTGCGACGGGTACACGTTGGCCCCGCGAATGATCATCATGTCGTCGGCGCGGCCGGTGATCCGTTCGATGCGCCGGTGGCCGGGCCGTGCGGTGCCGGGCAGCAACCGGGTCAGGTCACCGGTGCGGTAGCGGATCACCGGGAAGGCCTGCTTGGTCAGCGAGGTCAGCACCAACTCCCCGGCGGTGCCGTCCGGCAGCACCTCCCCGGTGGCCGGCTCGATGATCTCCGGACGGAAATGGTCCTCCCAGATGTGCAGCCCGTCCT encodes the following:
- a CDS encoding TetR/AcrR family transcriptional regulator, whose amino-acid sequence is MSEPAVARPRYDAESLLAVAAQVFTERGYDATGMEHLAKAAGITKSSFYHHVSGKEELLRRSLDRALDGLFGVLEAADTGPAVARLEQLLRAAVQVLAEEQPHVTLLLRVRGNTDVERAALARRREFDRRVADLVRQAAADGDLRSDIDPDLAARLLFGTVNSLIEWYIPGGRLTPDNIGDAVVALTLDGLRTSL